In one Plasmodium vivax chromosome 4, whole genome shotgun sequence genomic region, the following are encoded:
- a CDS encoding hypothetical protein (encoded by transcript PVX_002820A), translating to MGKTDQVESSPKKGKKEEAGGRDVGKNGREEKDRAIQNYDQHEEHFNMPPCGSPQCEGGSESARNDPQLEAPLGEPRLHGCRSVEGGDEVGTHRDTQSNPQSDSHGGTSSYETPQEGTIEALPNEPPHEGDMNCDEVLSIVNYLVSVEREDFKEECPAGGGSGGGSCYGGDDDARDRAQGEGRRGHSPEGTSTVADSPSASPPKGEKDSCDPNQRDHLAQYDIKYRHIFNSMIDYIFSHPSGHFLQLSSQREGGDRRRLGGSVRGRRRRTSSSGEESSNGCELSWKKCTHSDCTCVREVGPPKRREDAPCVSDHQGEKPTRRGTGVPYHLAELPQGGPQTVQKGQPSGGPPPCDINGRNFSREIVGGEATSEYVNARSNSPSNDPQIVKDQTEKAKSRGRHSNQMDTHKVDTIRARIETLQKGIVSSLSKLRGNPRGGTAGGDPQEGKRNGEDIPTLASKPGEKNMYTFYNLVSHPPLYETPTGWQSGRAYLHAPCERRKRVGRRMNRMMRALLPEGRKTILCCVSTDEDLHVWSHIPFADFSFALGGVPQVGPSCWEAPPDGNPAKRYSPSCYTGRNGRCEGGEDDKDGKTAHIDEPSPIGEPRRADRIQFYFHLREFTRQQYKLNMLGEYLQVKQLTESTRHLGGDSSAGGNYNSAHFTRREVHIKRFELLHRYYIQFLSRFFLEGDTSTEEATLNRLKWHMCGLDRCSSDCVGERQQGGGPSSLEASPVETTEVASSREETSHRRPSLHDRSANLSREMGGSLPGCPSDNAEGKVNPEVGPHPRGGARDGANSIASVTSTPTANTPMSANKTAEARERRLLYRYAKRVGRFLRRSRADDPGKLPLGKMRKIVKSLCEVCAVRYRSFLSHELFRLVFKSSGCRKCVERERRDRPPDLTAREEVPHQAKPPQPAAQRRPVKIILKRNIKLCRDPQLEKHFKLDDSPERSGRNGGVITHRVEEQCKEDPPNRPVMDHPIGSTTAPPSEAPPHPNVPIEEVKKANMIGKKIDQVETRKTKGKCGRDVKGSDEGKKKKRDRQGKTPYDEEVAKKRTRPGKTPNGEEVEKKRKRGKSPPGKYPPADSFKTEEGDQQRKEINPSAYHSNHSGGSTSPSEEQRKQRRFCRKTRKKEGKDRRIYYVYLKGQLGVYLNPQREVIYEGRSLFFKGGDRKRQPLDMHFDEVFSRVFFSKILPTCVDEIRVREVSAGFAQRGGESDGRGRSGSIRSSSSSRGSGQGRRSSGETSTEEGQSLRGRATRWKGTTSKAHKLKRDQVVTLFEILYKNFYKCFSRLNVCSLLGTYGSDCSVGGEGPSQEGGPPDEVSEAGELGEVDEAGEAQNAHYYHTCRGSSPQDFFQSNNKNFIRRVLHHVNNTLGDFSFVQKLLDEYEHVERVCADRIAKAFSDCSDDEVAFREEDRYYNVIRDHFVRIIVPFCERNGG from the coding sequence ATGGGAAAAACGGACCAAGTGGAAAGCAGCcccaagaaggggaagaaggaagaagcgggcgGCCGCGACGTTGGGAAAAacggaagggaagaaaaggacaGGGCCATCCAGAATTATGATCAACATGAGGAGCACTTTAACATGCCCCCATGTGGTAGTCCCCAATGTGAAGGCGGAAGTGAATCTGCGAGGAACGACCCACAGTTAGAGGCCCCCCTGGGTGAACCGCGTCTTCACGGGTGCCGCTCTGTGGAGGGGGGTGACGAAGTGGGCACGCACAGAGACACGCAGAGCAACCCGCAGAGCGACTCACATGGGGGTACCTCCAGTTATGAAACCCCTCAGGAAGGAACAATAGAGGCACTCCCGAACGAACCCCCTCACGAGGGGGACATGAACTGCGACGAGGTGCTCTCGATTGTAAATTACTTGGTATCCGTGGAGAGGGAGGACTTTAAGGAGGAGTGCCCCGCCGGGGGTGGTAGCGGTGGCGGTAGTTGCTACGGCGGCGATGATGATGCCCGTGATAGGGCCCAGGGCGAGGGTCGAAGGGGTCATTCCCCCGAGGGCACTTCCACTGTCGCGGATTCCCCCAGCGCGTCTCCTCCAAAGGGCGAAAAGGACAGCTGCGATCCGAACCAAAGGGACCACCTGGCCCAATACGACATAAAATACAGGCACATTTTCAACTCAATGATAGACTACATTTTTTCGCACCCGAGTGGCCACTTTTTGCAGCTGAGCAGTCAGAGGGAGGGGGGCGACAGGAGAAGACTCGGCGGTAGTGTACGGGGCAGGAGAAGACGCACCTCCAGCAGTGGAGAGGAATCCTCAAACGGGTGTGAGCTCAGTTGGAAGAAATGCACCCATAGTGATTGTACATGTGTCCGTGAGGTGGGTCCCCCGAAGAGGAGAGAAGATGCGCCCTGCGTAAGCGACCAccaaggggagaagccaaCACGGAGAGGAACGGGTGTGCCATACCACTTGGCAGAGCTGCCTCAGGGGGGACCTCAAACTGTGCAGAAGGGTCAGCCAAGTGGGGGGCCCCCCCCATGTGACATTAATGGACGTAATTTCAGCAGAGAAATCgtcgggggagaagcgaccTCCGAATATGTGAACGCTCGGAGCAACTCCCCTTCGAATGACCCCCAGATCGTTAAAGACCAAACGGAGAAGGCCAAATCGAGGGGGAGGCACAGCAACCAAATGGACACCCATAAGGTAGACACTATAAGGGCAAGGATAGAGACACTTCAGAAGGGGATAGTTTCCAGCCTCAGTAAGCTGAGGGGTAATCCCCGTGGAGGCACCGCGGGGGGAGACCCCCAAGAAGGGAAGAGAAATGGTGAGGATATCCCCACGTTGGCAAGCAAAccgggtgaaaaaaatatgtatacttTTTACAACCTGGTGAGTCACCCCCCCCTGTATGAAACCCCCACTGGTTGGCAAAGTGGACGAGCGTATTTACATGCCCCATGCGAAAGGAGGAAACGCGTAGGGAGAAGAATGAACAGAATGATGCGCGCCCTTTTACCTGAGGGAAGAAAGACAATCCTCTGCTGTGTGAGCACCGATGAGGACTTGCATGTTTGGAGCCACATCCCTTTCGCTGACTTCAGTTTTGCCCTCGGAGGTGTCCCCCAGGTGGGTCCCTCTTGCTGGGAGGCTCCCCCGGATGGAAACCCCGCCAAGAGGTACTCCCCCAGTTGCTACACTGGAAGGAATGGCAGGTGTGAGGGTGGCGAGGATGACAAGGATGGCAAGACTGCCCATATTGACGAGCCCTCCCCGATTGGCGAGCCCCGCCGAGCGGACAGAATCCAGTTTTACTTCCACCTCAGGGAGTTCACCAGGCAGCAGTACAAACTGAATATGCTCGGGGAGTACCTGCAGGTGAAGCAGCTTACGGAGTCGACTCGCCATTTGGGAGGAGATTCCTCCGCAGGGGGCAACTACAACAGTGCCCACTTCACTCGTAGGGAGGTACACATCAAGCGGTTCGAACTACTGCACCGATATTACATACAATTTTTAAGTAGGTTCTTCTTGGAGGGGGACACTTCCACGGAGGAAGCTACCCTAAACAGGTTGAAATGGCACATGTGCGGTTTGGACAGATGCTCCAGCGATTGCGTAGGTGAGcggcagcagggggggggccctTCCTCTTTGGAAGCGTCACCAGTGGAGACCACAGAGGTGGCGTCTTCACGAGAGGAAACTTCACATAGGAGACCTTCCCTGCATGATCGGTCTGCTAATCTTTCGAGGGAGATGGGGGGTAGCCTCCCGGGGTGCCCCAGCGACAACGCTGAGGGGAAGGTCAACCCGGAGGTGGGTCCCCACCCAAGGGGCGGTGCCAGAGACGGTGCCAATTCCATTGCCAGTGTCACCTCCACCCCCACCGCCAACACCCCCATGAGCGCAAACAAAACTGCGGAAGCGCGCGAGCGGAGGCTCCTCTACAGGTACGCGAAAAGGGTAGGGCGTTTTTTGCGAAGGAGTAGAGCGGACGACCCGGGGAAGCTGCCCCTTGGGAAGATGaggaaaattgtaaaatcCCTGTGCGAGGTGTGCGCCGTTAGGTACAGGTCGTTCCTCTCGCATGAGCTGTTCAGGTTGGTTTTTAAGTCGTCCGGGTGTAGGAAGTGCGTGGAGAGGGAAAGGCGGGATAGGCCACCAGATCTCACAGCGCGGGAGGAGGTGCCCCACCAGGCGAAGCCTCCACAGCCCGCCGCGCAAAGGAGGCCAGTAAAAATAATCCTCAAGAGGAACATCAAACTCTGCAGAGATCCCCAACTGGAGAAGCACTTCAAGCTGGATGACAGCCCGGAGCGGAGTGGCAGAAATGGGGGGGTAATCACACACAGGGTTGAGGAGCAGTGTAAAGAGGACCCACCCAATCGGCCAGTCATGGATCATCCGATCGGGTCTACCACCGCACCTCCAAGTGAGGCTCCTCCCCATCCGAACGTCCCCATCGAAGAGGTGAAAAAAGCGAACAtgatagggaaaaaaatagaccaAGTGGAAACCAGAAAGACGAAGGGGAAATGCGGGAGGGATGTAAAGGGGTCCgacgaggggaagaagaagaaaagggatCGCCAGGGAAAAACACCATACGATGAGGAAGTGGCGAAGAAAAGGACCCGCCCGGGAAAAACACCaaatggtgaagaagtggagaagaaaaggaagagggggaagtcccccccCGGCAAATACCCACCCGCAGATAGCTTTAAAACTGAGGAAGGCGATCAGCagaggaaagaaataaatccCAGCGCCTACCATAGTAATCATTCCGGGGGCAGCACTTCCCCCAGTGAGGAGCAACGAAAGCAGAGAAGGTTTTGTAGAAAAACGCgtaaaaaggaaggcaaaGATAGGCGCATTTATTATGTGTATTTGAAGGGCCAGCTGGGGGTCTATTTGAATCCCCAAAGGGAGGTGATTTATGAGGGGcgcagtttattttttaaagggggCGATAGGAAGAGGCAACCCTTGGACATGCACTTTGATGAGGTTTTTTCCCGCGTCTTCTTCAGCAAAATTTTGCCCACATGTGTGGACGAGATCCGCGTTAGGGAGGTCTCCGCCGGGTTCGCCcaaagagggggggaaagcgaTGGAAGAGGCAGGAGTGGTAGCATCCGTAGCAGTAGCAGCAGCCGAGGCAGTGGCCAGGGAAGACGTTCCTCCGGAGAGACCAGCACCGAGGAGGGCCAAAGCTTAAGGGGACGAGCCACCAGATGGAAAGGCACCACCAGTAAGGCCCACAAGCTGAAGAGGGACCAAGTTGTAACTCTCTTTGAAattttgtacaaaaatttttataaatgtttttccAGGCTGAATGTGTGTTCCTTGCTGGGGACGTATGGCAGTGACTGTTCTGTGGGTGGTGAGGGCCCCTCACAAGAGGGGGGTCCCCCCGACGAAGTCAGCGAAGCGGGCGAATTGGGCGAAGTTGACGAAGCTGGCGAAGCGCAGAACGCACATTACTACCACACCTGTCGGGGCAGCTCCCCCCAAGACTTCTTCCAATcgaataacaaaaatttcATCCGAAGAGTCCTTCATCATGTGAATAACACGCTGGGCGATTTTTCCTTTGTTCAAAAATTGCTCGACGAATATGAACATGTGGAACGGGTGTGTGCAGACAGAATCGCGAAGGCGTTTTCGGATTGCAGTGATGATGAGGTGGCCTTTCGCGAGGAGGATAGATATTACAACGTCATTAGGGACCACTTCGTGCGAATCATTGTCCCCTTTTGCGAGCGAAACGGCGGTTAA